In Spirosoma aureum, a single genomic region encodes these proteins:
- the trpF gene encoding phosphoribosylanthranilate isomerase, whose product MALTTLVKISNVTNLSDARYCAGMGVDMLGFSMDAESADYVDPKKFEEIKSWVAGVQIVGETTSTDPEVIEQLLETYQPDLLQIDESALLPYLGSLGKPLILRVDLSQLTLNQLDTFLQTGATGAEYVLLESNGPLHLDDDLKLALQRLAGRYPVLLGTGVSAVNVHELLAQLPVRGIALSGGDEEHPGNKEFGELMDILEAIEEE is encoded by the coding sequence ATGGCTCTCACAACACTTGTTAAAATCTCCAACGTTACGAATCTTAGTGATGCCCGGTATTGTGCTGGTATGGGTGTCGACATGCTTGGCTTTTCAATGGATGCTGAATCAGCAGATTATGTTGATCCTAAAAAGTTTGAAGAAATAAAATCGTGGGTTGCCGGGGTACAGATTGTGGGCGAAACAACGTCGACTGATCCGGAAGTTATTGAGCAACTACTTGAGACCTATCAGCCTGATCTGCTCCAGATTGATGAATCGGCTTTACTGCCGTACCTGGGTTCGTTAGGAAAACCACTCATTCTACGGGTCGATTTGTCGCAGTTGACCCTCAATCAACTTGATACCTTTCTGCAAACAGGGGCGACAGGTGCCGAATACGTTCTGCTCGAAAGCAATGGGCCGCTTCACCTTGATGATGACCTGAAACTGGCGCTCCAACGATTGGCAGGGCGATACCCCGTATTATTAGGCACCGGTGTTTCGGCCGTCAATGTACATGAGCTATTGGCACAGCTTCCTGTTCGGGGAATTGCGCTTAGCGGGGGCGATGAAGAACATCCCGGCAATAAAGAATTCGGTGAATTGATGGATATTCTGGAAGCCATCGAGGAAGAGTAA
- a CDS encoding sugar phosphate isomerase/epimerase family protein, producing the protein MKHWTKYLLGGAMAALSIVSAIAQKNPEDKAGWKLGAQAYSFRLFPFAEALRKIDSCGLKYVEAFPGQPIGGGMEGKMDFKMDAATRQAVKKLIKDKGLTVVAYGVINPKTDEEWSALFEFAKDMGILNINSEPTPEQMPLVRKLAEQYKINVALHNHPKPSRYWHPDTVLAAIGGSKYIGSCSDIGHWVRSGLDPIECLKKLNGHVIGMHFKDVKKDTPDGKYHDVVWSTGDCKVEAVIAELKRQHFKGPISAEYEYHWENNGPEIAESVKNFREIFNRVKVQ; encoded by the coding sequence ATGAAACATTGGACAAAGTACCTCCTGGGCGGGGCAATGGCAGCGTTAAGTATCGTCTCGGCAATAGCTCAGAAAAATCCTGAAGATAAGGCAGGTTGGAAACTGGGAGCCCAGGCATATTCATTTCGGTTATTCCCTTTTGCCGAAGCCCTGCGGAAAATTGATAGCTGTGGCCTCAAATATGTCGAAGCATTTCCGGGGCAGCCAATTGGTGGAGGCATGGAAGGAAAAATGGACTTTAAAATGGATGCTGCAACCCGGCAGGCCGTTAAGAAATTAATTAAAGACAAAGGGCTGACAGTAGTGGCTTATGGTGTGATCAATCCTAAAACGGATGAAGAATGGAGTGCGTTGTTTGAGTTTGCAAAGGATATGGGTATCCTGAATATCAACTCTGAACCTACTCCTGAGCAAATGCCTTTAGTCCGCAAACTAGCTGAGCAGTATAAAATCAACGTAGCCTTACATAACCATCCCAAACCGTCGCGCTACTGGCATCCTGATACGGTTCTGGCTGCTATCGGTGGGAGCAAGTACATCGGCTCCTGCTCCGATATTGGACACTGGGTTCGTTCAGGGCTCGATCCGATTGAGTGCCTGAAAAAGCTGAATGGCCATGTAATCGGTATGCATTTTAAAGATGTGAAGAAAGATACGCCCGATGGTAAATACCACGATGTTGTCTGGAGTACGGGCGATTGCAAAGTAGAAGCCGTCATTGCTGAGTTGAAACGCCAGCACTTTAAAGGCCCGATCTCGGCTGAATACGAATACCACTGGGAAAATAACGGCCCTGAGATAGCGGAAAGCGTGAAAAATTTCCGGGAGATTTTTAACCGGGTGAAGGTGCAGTAG